In Oncorhynchus nerka isolate Pitt River linkage group LG26, Oner_Uvic_2.0, whole genome shotgun sequence, one DNA window encodes the following:
- the LOC115110696 gene encoding nucleoplasmin-like — protein sequence MDLSFSPSVSDTVCVLWGCELNDTQRKAVFEIAEDLLEHQFFIRTMCLSAEASKEMHVVEVQDRVGECCKPVPIATLHPMCQPMVSFSGFELIPPVIFNLRSGQGPLFISGQHLTLVEEEEEEEKEEDEEKEEEEKEFFS from the exons ATGGATCTCTCCTTTTCACCCTCTGTTTCTGACACTGTCTGTGTGCTCTGGG GCTGTGAGCTGAATGACACCCAGAGAAAGGCAGTGTTTGAAATAGCGGAGGATTTGTTGGAGCATCAGTTCTTTATCCGAACG ATGTGTCTGAGTGCAGAGGCCAGTAAGGAGATGCATGTGGTGGAGGTACAGGACAGAGTTGGGGAATGCTGCAAGCCAGTGCCCATTGCCACACTTCACCCTATGTGCCAACCTATGGTCAGTTTCAGTGGGTTTGAGCTCATCCCACCTGTCATCTTCAACCTTCGCTCTGGGCAGGGCCCCCTCTTCATTTCTGGACAGCATTTGACAT tggtcgaggaggaggaggaggaggagaaggaggaggatgaggagaaggaggaggaggagaaggagttcTTCTCATGA
- the LOC115110679 gene encoding butyrophilin subfamily 1 member A1-like isoform X1, which produces MMQCFHFIVEPVKNITAKLKESRKRAKNEKREPLEENQLFIVELARDLNRVCQRSEVLGNIWKLEDIWPTPLCRAFILEWASLLESKQKRPMQSDGWPKESEWREQDLFSENEMENAKRTIINWTKDLRAQPEQSVWPGEAVAQVLEDLQAAWRSRHMPNLLTAMELLMWVLLTQGLDKEAIPQQWLIWKQRTQKIGAAHYIPHSVWDWISNAAVEISLDLDTANPDLLISNDEKKMRCGFERKDVPNYHQRFDGWWCATGVEGFNSGRHYWEVEVGERDFRLGVAKESALRKGFKSLNTDTGYLTLRLERGTELKALTVPFTALPPGLIPRKVAVYLDYEQGQLSFYDIDSRSHIYTYNESFNEKLFPLFGTTEIIKDLVIKSPRSKAYCLCPSLCLWG; this is translated from the exons ATGATGCAGTGTTTCCACTTTATAGTCGAGCCGGTCAAGAACATCACAGCCAAGCTTAAG GAATCTCGCAAGAGGGCGAAGAATGAGAAGCGAGAGCCACTGGAAGAGAATCAGCTGTTTATAGTGGAGCTGGCTAGAGATCTCAATCGAGTGTGCCAG AGGTCTGAGGTGCTGGGGAACATCTGGAAACTAGAGGACATCTggcccactcctctttgcagggCCTTCATCCTGGAGTGGGCGTCTCTGCTGGAGAGTAAG CAGAAGAGGCCCATGCAGTCGGATGGCTGGCCAAAGGAGAGCGAGTGGAGGGAGCAGGACCTGTTCAGTGAGAACGAGATGGAGAACGCTAAGAGGACCATCATTAACTGGACCAAGGACCTGAGAGCCCAACCTGAGCAAAGTGTGTGGCCTGGGGAGGCTGTGGCTCAAGTTCTGGAGGACCTCCAGGCTGCATGGAGGAGTCGCCACATGCCCAACCTCCTGACAGCCATGGAACTGCTCATGTGGGTCTTACTGACACAGGGCCTGGACAAG GAAGCCATCCCTCAACAGTGGCTCATATGGAAGCAGAGGACTCAGAAGATAGGTGCTGCCCACTACATTCCTCACTCAG TATGGGACTGGATCTCTAATGCAGCAGTGGAGATTTCCCTTGACCTGGACACGGCCAACCCTGACCTGCTGATCTCCAACGACGAGAAGAAGATGCGCTGCGGTTTCGAGAGAAAGGATGTGCCAAACTACCACCAGCGATTCGATGGCTGGTGGTGCGCCACAGGGGTGGAGGGTTTCAACTCTGGCCGCCACTactgggaggtggaggtgggggagcgGGACTTTCGGCTGGGTGTGGCCAAGGAGTCAGCCCTGAGGAAGGGCTTCAAGTCCCTGAACACAGACACGGGCTACCTGACCCTGCGCCTGGAGAGGGGCACGGAGCTCAAGGCCCTGACTGTGCCCTTCACTGCCCTGCCGCCTGGTCTCATCCCCCGCAAGGTGGCCGTCTACCTGGACTACGAACAGGGCCAGCTGTCCTTCTACGACATAGACAGCCGCTCCCACATCTACACCTACAATGAGAGCTTCAACGAGAAGCTGTTCCCTCTGTTCGGCACGACGGAGATCATTAAGGACCTGGTGATCAAGTCCCCTAGGAGCAAGGCCTAttgcctctgtccctccctgtgcCTGTGGGGCTGA
- the LOC115110679 gene encoding butyrophilin subfamily 1 member A1-like isoform X2: MMQCFHFIVEPVKNITAKLKESRKRAKNEKREPLEENQLFIVELARDLNRVCQRSEVLGNIWKLEDIWPTPLCRAFILEWASLLESKKRPMQSDGWPKESEWREQDLFSENEMENAKRTIINWTKDLRAQPEQSVWPGEAVAQVLEDLQAAWRSRHMPNLLTAMELLMWVLLTQGLDKEAIPQQWLIWKQRTQKIGAAHYIPHSVWDWISNAAVEISLDLDTANPDLLISNDEKKMRCGFERKDVPNYHQRFDGWWCATGVEGFNSGRHYWEVEVGERDFRLGVAKESALRKGFKSLNTDTGYLTLRLERGTELKALTVPFTALPPGLIPRKVAVYLDYEQGQLSFYDIDSRSHIYTYNESFNEKLFPLFGTTEIIKDLVIKSPRSKAYCLCPSLCLWG; encoded by the exons ATGATGCAGTGTTTCCACTTTATAGTCGAGCCGGTCAAGAACATCACAGCCAAGCTTAAG GAATCTCGCAAGAGGGCGAAGAATGAGAAGCGAGAGCCACTGGAAGAGAATCAGCTGTTTATAGTGGAGCTGGCTAGAGATCTCAATCGAGTGTGCCAG AGGTCTGAGGTGCTGGGGAACATCTGGAAACTAGAGGACATCTggcccactcctctttgcagggCCTTCATCCTGGAGTGGGCGTCTCTGCTGGAGAGTAAG AAGAGGCCCATGCAGTCGGATGGCTGGCCAAAGGAGAGCGAGTGGAGGGAGCAGGACCTGTTCAGTGAGAACGAGATGGAGAACGCTAAGAGGACCATCATTAACTGGACCAAGGACCTGAGAGCCCAACCTGAGCAAAGTGTGTGGCCTGGGGAGGCTGTGGCTCAAGTTCTGGAGGACCTCCAGGCTGCATGGAGGAGTCGCCACATGCCCAACCTCCTGACAGCCATGGAACTGCTCATGTGGGTCTTACTGACACAGGGCCTGGACAAG GAAGCCATCCCTCAACAGTGGCTCATATGGAAGCAGAGGACTCAGAAGATAGGTGCTGCCCACTACATTCCTCACTCAG TATGGGACTGGATCTCTAATGCAGCAGTGGAGATTTCCCTTGACCTGGACACGGCCAACCCTGACCTGCTGATCTCCAACGACGAGAAGAAGATGCGCTGCGGTTTCGAGAGAAAGGATGTGCCAAACTACCACCAGCGATTCGATGGCTGGTGGTGCGCCACAGGGGTGGAGGGTTTCAACTCTGGCCGCCACTactgggaggtggaggtgggggagcgGGACTTTCGGCTGGGTGTGGCCAAGGAGTCAGCCCTGAGGAAGGGCTTCAAGTCCCTGAACACAGACACGGGCTACCTGACCCTGCGCCTGGAGAGGGGCACGGAGCTCAAGGCCCTGACTGTGCCCTTCACTGCCCTGCCGCCTGGTCTCATCCCCCGCAAGGTGGCCGTCTACCTGGACTACGAACAGGGCCAGCTGTCCTTCTACGACATAGACAGCCGCTCCCACATCTACACCTACAATGAGAGCTTCAACGAGAAGCTGTTCCCTCTGTTCGGCACGACGGAGATCATTAAGGACCTGGTGATCAAGTCCCCTAGGAGCAAGGCCTAttgcctctgtccctccctgtgcCTGTGGGGCTGA